Part of the Carcharodon carcharias isolate sCarCar2 chromosome 11, sCarCar2.pri, whole genome shotgun sequence genome, aagtgacctttcatctgaactcctgatgaaaggtcacttgacctgaaacatttactgtgtttctctccacagatgctgcatgatctgctgagtttttccagcattttgttctattttatttcagatttccagcattcgcaataTTGTGCATTGATAAAATTATTGTTCTATTTTGCCCACATCAAGAAACTCATCCTTTTTAGAGGGTAAACTGAAAAGTTAAACTCAAAAAGGAAACTGTATAATCAATCACCATCTGGAATACTGCTTCTGGATCATGTATTGCTTTGTGTCCAggcagaaaaataaataaaaacaaaacaagatTGTAATTTCTTTGTGAAGGATTGCACAGCTTCAGACACATTTTGATCTTCAATTGAAGTGTTTTGCAGGGTGTGGAATCGAACAAGTTTACTTATAAACTCTACATTGCCCACGTTAAGAATTGCCCAAGTCTTACTTATATTTCATTGATTCTTCTACAGCAGATAATATTTTTCATCTTGCAGACTGCCTGCTTTTACTGAATCAGTTATCCATGATTCCAACACAATTTTGAATTTCCTTTTAAATGTCGTCCTTCGCAACTTTAGTTCTGAGAGACGTTGTACATCATTACCAATGACAACATGTGAGACACCTTCTTTCAAGTTTGTGACACATTGTGCCCCATGAAACCGCAACTCTAAAATCCTCAAATCTAAACTTGTGCCATGTATCTGCGTACTAGAGTCACCAATTCTAGTGTAGAAATCTATATAAACGATGCAGTGTCTGAACATACTTAGAGAGGATATGTCCCATAAGTATCGCTGTTCTAGGTCAGCAATAGTTTTAAAGGGTAAATTTTGTTCTGGTTTACTCATTCGTTTGAATACCTCCCGGAGATGACTTTTATCAGTATCAGCATAATAGTTGTCTCCATAGCAATCATATTCCTGGGCAAAATGTTTTTCTGTAGAAGGTGACATATGAATCATATACTGAGGTTGCCATGGTATAAAATGTTTCTTTTGTAAACACTCCAGCAACCAGTCAGCTTTCACCACATCATGTTCATTAGCAGCAACAAGATTTTTGACACGGACATTAACTGTGCCAACAATAACACAATATGTGTCTGGCCCTGGGTTCTGTACGACCAACCCTCCACATTTAGCTATTCCCTTCTCCAACTCAGCTTTGGAGTGATCGTGAAGACCATTCAAGACACAAAATTCAACATCTTCAAAAATATTAGAAACTTTGTCAACACTCGATAGATCTTGGGCCTTAAACTGTTCTGCAATGCCAATTAACTTTTTGGCCTTTGTAGGAATCTTACGTTTTTTCTTATCTGGTTCCTCATCACTTAGGTCAACATGTTTGGATGCAAGTTTCCCAGATGCTTTATTGTACAGTTGATCCAAATCGTGCAATGTCATACAGTCGTACCAATCCTTATCATCTCTGATCTTTTCAATTCGTGGAAAACGCAAAGTGCAACCTGTTTTATACATATCACTGCTCACAATTTCAGCTGCCTTGACTTGAAGAATAACAGAATTACACGGTTCGATATAGACCTCTGGTTTTTCAGTGCCACATAGAATGTTTGGTGGAGGATCTCTTTTGCAGTAAGGTTTCCAGTGATTAGCCAGTTTCAGTCCAAGTTCATACAGCTCCTTCATTGTGTATCCAGAACCTACACGGCAAAGTGAGTGGAAGACTGATGGTTTCTCAGCAGGTGAAGCAGGCTCTGCAACAGCACATAAGAAATGAGATACCATTCCACCACGATGGCCTTTACCAAAGTaaccaccaacaattaagatgTCAAGCTCATCCATCAAACCGTCAACATATTCTGGCTTAATTTTCAACCAGCCTTCGCCACGTTTGTCTGGTTTATAAACAGACAAAGGATCCTTCACCATAATTCCTTCTTCCCTTTGATCTATAGCTACATTTAGGGCATCGGCCacatccttttttgtttttatttccattttttccACAATCTGAATGCGTCCTGGCACTGATGTGAAGAGAGTTTGAAGGGTTTCATGTCTTTTCCTGAGGGTTTCATTTGCCAGCTTCTGGTTGTTTACCATTAGCACATCAAAGACACAGAAACAGGTTTGCAATTCTGAATCATCCACCATTCTTTTGATGTCAAACTTGTTTCCCTTCTGCATAAAGGCTTGGGTGATTGGGTTATAGGCCATCATCTCTCCATCCAGAATGCAGTTCTGCAAAGTGCTCTTGAAGGCATTGTGAATGAATGGTGTGAGAGACCCTTGCAATGAAGCACCGCCAAACTGCTGGCTATAATCATATCCATTACGAGAAAAATACTTGTATACATCTCCATCCTTGTGAAGCTGGATACGTTCTCCATCCAGTTTAGTTTCTAAGTAGAAACTCTGGTTGTGCATTAACTTTTCAATGTGTTTTATATTGGCAATTGCAGCAAGCATAGGCTTAAAAGGAGAAAACATTGTGATGGAGACATCACTGAGGGACACAGTGGGATCATGAAGTTGTCTGCAAACTTTCTCTAGGTCTGTCGTTACGCTGTGAAGTTCTGATGCATCTGCATGGAATAACTGAAATATAGTTTGCTGACTAATGCCTAATTTCATGTCTTTCAAGATCATACGAATAAGCCACTTTTGTTCCAATGCTGAAGTCTGACATATTAATTGCAATAGGCTCTTCTTGATCAAATCTTTCCTCTTGGCAGCATTATTAAGTGCAATAGAGTCCAAGTGTTCATTTACGCCTTGAACAGTTAGTGTGCCTTTATTTGGACACCTCTGTTTCAGAACAAAATATGCAATCACAGCAAAGtcacctgcctctctctgtgagtTGGTTGGAGCTCTGTAGTTCAGGAGTTTAAGAGCATCTTTTCCATCTTTCGGCAAACCAAGAACTTCAATGTAAAGCTTTGCAAGcattgtctcttttattccatatgccattctctccctctcaagcTGAGGAAGGATCAGACGCAATGCTGGGTAGAAGGAATCAGTGGTGTTTAAATCATTCTTGTGAAGGGTGTTATGGAAATTTCTCCATGAATCCAGGAAGTctttgaaatatttatttttatcagGCCTGGACTTAGTCTTCTGTATTTTTTCCAATGTTAAACACAGGTCACTAAAAGGGACTTTAGTGGCCACAGTCTTTATCAATGAACTATCTGATACAGATGTTGCAGACATGATGAATCCGTAATAGTGCAAAGATGCAATCTGCCAATTGAAAAGACAAGGGATTGAAAATGCTAGTCTTTGAAGTCAGAGTGAATACGGACAAAAAAATCTAATTTACCCAGTCAGGTTTTAAATGTAAATGTATTTTATACATATAACATTTCTTATATGTGTCATGGACTCTATTTGGGCATCATGGTTCTCTTGGCTCTCAGTGACATTGGAATAGGATTTTCCCTATTATAAAATTCCGTGTCACACATTCATGCCTGCAGCTGTACTAACAGCTACAGATTCCAATAGCATCACTGAAGCACTTAAGGGAAATTTTCTTTATACTAATTTGCTTTAAGCAATGCTCGAAACGAAGTACAAGACAGAAATGTTTGTATAATATATAGATATTGGCCGTTAGAACACAGAGCTGGTGAAGAATCGGTGCTATGGTGTTTTGCTATTTCCAGGATTGGTGAACCAACTGTACGTTAtcattaattttgtttttgttttatagttttgctgcatttttatagtttctttcctttcttttttCTATTTCTATGTTCTTAACTTTTTGTCCTTTCTTAATGGCtcgtggagcaggctcaaggggccgaatggcctacttctgcccctatttcgtatgttttttgttttttcttcGTCACAGTAAATTTTATATCTACAACAATTTTCTTTTAGTTTGCAACATAAAACACATTAACTCCCTCTTCTGTGACCTGACTGTCTGTTTATTGTCTCTCCTCTCAGACATTTTCCCGCCTGCTTTATTTCTAATTGTTTTATTCAATATACTGTTATATTGCTTTAGCAGGTCACAAAAGAAACATACTGGGCCAGGAAAAGGCCAACTGGTCTGTTCCATGCTGTTGTAATGACTTGTGTAATACATACACTCTTTATCCACCCAGGGCCATATAATCACCTCGGAGAGGCTAAAAACCAGATAAATGCCCAGGACTATTTGGACATCAATGAAATCTTAAGTTAAAAAGCTGATATTCTATAGAAAGGCAACAACAAACCACTGTGGTAGTTTTCCAAGTTTCATCGTGGACCAATGCAATGGAAGTCCAACGGTCACCAACATTCCTCTTAGAGgaatggtacctgaaggaggagaatACTctataggaaaaacagaaatgaacTATCTGACACAAAACTGTCAAACATTAGAAGCATGTGATTGCAGTAAACTTTAAAAATCTGCAAAAAATTACATTCTGTCATGCATGCGTATCAGATTTTGGATGAGACAAGTAGATGCAACACATGTTTGCTATTGCaaataaacatacaaattaggagcaggagttggtcactcggtccctcaagcctgctgcaccattgaataagatcatggctgatctgattgtaacctcccgcctatccctgataacctttcaccctctagcttatcaagaatctatctacctctgccttaaaaatagtcaaagactctgcttccactacctttttaGTTAATCTAATCATATTGACTGTTTTGTAAGACCATAAACTGCAACAGCAGGCTTTATACCACATTGGTGTAAAgtactttaaaaaataaatatttgaaatttGTCGTCTGAAGTCAAATTCGCCTCAGCCGAGCTATTAAAATCAGAAACTATACTTCATTTTAAAGAACCAATACCATGAGTCACAAAACACATGCTTATTTTTAACTCATAAAAAGCAGCAACAATTATTGCTCTTCAATTCATATTTAGTTAACCACTGCTAGTTTACACCATGTGGAGGGGTCAACTATATATAATAAAATCTTTGTGCTTTTTAAGTGGCACACTTGTAGGAATGAAGGGGAAAGAGTATCAGTTTTTCTTCCAATTCACTTGTTCCATGAGCTCCTTGCCTCTTAACACTACCCCAATAATCAATCACTCTCTGTATCTATTCAGAATACACTAGAGATAGAAAAAACTTGTCCATTCTTTCACCACTTGTCAGGTCTGTTTCTCAGCTGTTTGGCTCTCATGGTACATTGCCAGCTGTACTGGCTCAAGTATAGTATATGGGATTTAGCTTTTAAAGTTACCTCAGGAAAACTTGAAAAGCTAATGCCTTCTGCTGTTGAGGTTTCATATAGAAAAAAAATCTGATCTGTCCTAAAAATTGGCCCCCTTGGGAAGATTTTCCATTGGAGTGGATGGGACATACAAACATCAAGTTCTGGCATACTATAAATGCCCAGTCTTTCTTGTCAATCATAAAAAAGTTATAAGTACAGCCAAGTACATACTAGGTGTTGTAACCTCGAGGTTGAATCCTTTCCGTCAGAAGTGGTGGATTTGGGGACTGCATGATGCAAGATCACAAGGGTGCATTTACACAactgacctgctgaacatttccagaaatgtttttatttcaggatggtgtgtgacttggaggagaatttgcaagtggtggtgttctcatgcatttgctgcccttatccttctagctgATAGGGTtggcaggtttagaaggtgcttttggaggaggcttggcgagttgctgcagtcctAGTTATAGCTAGTACACTACTGCACTGTGCACCGATGGTGGAGGGAATTGGTGTTTAAGGTGAACATGCTAGCTGTTTTGTCCTGGTTGATGTCAAGcttcaaccaggcaagtggaggataTTGCATCATATAcccctgccttgtgccttgtagatagtggacatgctttggggagacaggaggtgagttactcacagcagaattcccaaactctgagctgctcttgtagccacagtattaagcAGTTGGTCCAACAGATCAACAGTTGGAGTGATGCAAGGATATACTCTGTTGCCTGATATATTTAATGTATAATTGGAAGCAATAATGAATCTTGCACTAGATGATGATATTGGAGTTTCCATATATGCAAGACTTCTAAAAATCTCAGAATTGTTGATGATTTTGATGTTATAGCAACATCTAAAACcagcataaaaacagaaaatgctagaagaactcagcaggtctggcagcatctgtggagagagaaagagttaacgtttcacttttgtatgactcttcttgggtgttttttccagtattttctgtttttgtttcagctttccagcatccacaatgttCTGTTTTTATCTAAAAGCTGCATGCAGTGATTAACGGATGTGTAGAGGGACAGTAAAAAGTTTGGATTACCGATTAATACAAAGACGACAAAATTTTTGTCATTTGGGAAGTTGGATGGGTGTGAACACTTGGTCGATTAGTGTCAATAAGTGGGGCTTGTGAAGGAAATGTCAAAACTAGGATTGGACTTGCTTCTGTTGCCTTTGGGAGATTAAACTGGATTATAGAAGGCTCACAATACCTTAGTAAAAATGAGGGCAAAAGCTTATGGAGGCATGCTTCTCCCCACATTCTTATATGGATCTAAGCACTGGAATGTGTGACAAAATGGCAAATACAAGTTACTCACAGCAATAATAGGATGGGAGTATCCAGGAAACAAAGACAAGAAACCACATGTATACTCAAGATCTAAAAATGCGTCTGCCGCGCCATGGGCACAGTTCAAAAATggacctctatccagctctacctgtccgtccccccaccctccccccaagccagcttatatttcacctcttttctatttttccttagttccaatgaagagtcattcagactagaaacgttaactgtgttcctctccgcagatgctgtcagacctgctgagtttttccaggtatttttgtttttgctctggatttccagcagctgcagtattttgcttttatcaagaaTGGAAAGGACTGACtctcatcacaaaaacagaattacctggaaaaactcagcaggtctggcagcatcggcggagaagaaaagagttgacgtttcgagtcctcatgacccttcgacagaccttgagttcgagtccaagaaagagttgaaatataagctggtttaaggtgtgtgtggggggcggagagatagagagacagagaggtgcgggggggggttgtggttgtagggacaaacaagcagtgatagaagcagatcatcaaaagatgtcaacgacaatagtacaatagaacacataggtgttaaagttaaagttggtgatattatctaaacgaatatgctaattaagaatggatggtagggcactcaaggtatagctctagtggggtttttttttattatataatggaaataggtgggaaaaggaaaatctttataatttattggaaaaaaaagggaagggggaaacagaaagggggtggggatgggggagggagctcacaacctaaagttgttgagttcaatattcagtccggaaggctgtaaagtccctagtcggaagatgaggtgttgttcctccagtttgcgttgggcttcactggaacaatgcagcaagccaaggacagacatgtgggcaagagagcagggtggagtgttaaaatggcaagcgacagggaggtttgggtcattcttgcggacagaccgcaggtgttctgcaaagcggttgcccagtttacgtttggtctctccaatgtagaggagaccacattgggagcaacgaatgcagtagactaagttgggggaaatgcaagtgaaatgctgcttcagttgaaagaagtgtttgggtccatggacggtgaggagagaggaagtgaaggggcaggtgttgcatcttttgcgtgggcatggggtggtgtcataggagggggttgaggagtagggggtgatggaggagtggaccagggtgtcccggagggagcgatccctacggaatgccgataaggggggtgaagggaagatgtgtttggtggtggcatcatgctggagttggcggaaatggcggaggatgatactttgaatgcggaggctggtggggtgataagtgaggacaagggggaccctatcatgtttctgggagggaggagaaggcgtgaggacggatgcgcgggagatgggccggacacggttgagggccctgtcaacgaccgtgggtggaaaacctcggttaaggaagaaggaggacatatcagaggaactgtttttgaatgtagcatcatcggaacagatgcgacggaggcgaaggaactgagagaatgggatggagtccttacaggaagcggggcttgaggagctgtagtcaagatagctgtgggagtcggtgtggtttgtaatggatattggtggacagtctatcaccagagattgagacagagaggtcaaggaagggaagggaagtgtcagagatggaccacgtgaaaatgacggaggggtggagattggaagcaaaattaataaatttttccaagtcccgacgagagcatgaagcggcactgaactaatcatcgatgtaccggagaaagagttgtggaagggggccggagtaggacaggaacaaggaatgttccacataccccataaagagacaggcatagctggggcccatatgggtacccattgccacaccttttatttggaggaagtgagaggagttgaaggagaaattgttcagcgtgagaacaagttcagccagacggagtagagtagtggtggatggggattgttcgggcctctgttcgaggaagaagctaagggccctcagaccatcctggtgggggatggaggtgtagaaggattggacgtccatggtgaagaggaagcggttagggccagggaactggaaattgttgatgtgacgtaaggtgtcagaggaatcacggatgtagctgggaagggactggacaaggggagagagaagggagtcaagataacgagaaatgagttctgtggggcaggagcaagctgagacgatcggtctaccggggcagttctgtttgtggattttgggtaggagatagaagcgggccgtccgaggttgggcgactatcaggttggaagctgtggtctggcgcactgacctctacctcgcggaggctgagcgtcaactcgcagacacttcctcctacctctccctggaccatgaccccaccactgaacatcaagccattgtttccaggactgtcactgacttcatctcctctggggatctccctcccacagcttccaacctgataatcgcccaacctcagacgtcccgcttctatctcctacccaaaatccacaaacagaactgcccccgtagaccgatcatctcagcttgctcctgccccacagaactcatttcttgttatcttgactcccttctctctccccttgtccagtcccttcccacctacatccgtgattcctctgacaccttacgtcacatcaacaatttccagttccctggccccaaccgcttcctcttcaccatggacgtccaatccctctacacctccatcccccaccaggatggtctgagggcccttagcttcgtcctcgaacagaggcccgaacaatccccatccaccactactctcctccgtctggctgaacttgttctcacgctgaacaatttctccttcaactcctctcacttcctccaaataaaaggtgtggctatgggtacccgcatgggccccagctatgcctgtctctttatggggtatgtggaacattccttgttcctgtcctactccggcccccttccacaactctttctccggtacatcgatgattagttcagtgccgcttcatgctctcgtcgggacttggaaaaatttattaattttgcttccaatctccacccctccatcattttcacgtggtccatctctgacacttcccttccttgacctctctgtctcaatctctggtgatagactgtccaccaatatccattacaaaccacACCGACTCcgacagctatctcaactacagctcctcacaccccgcttcctgtaaggactccatcccattctctcagttccttcgcctccgtcgcatctgttccgatgatgctacattcaaaaacagttcctctgacatgtcctccttcttccttaaccgaggttttccacacacagggccctcaaccgtgtccggcccatctcccgcgcatccgccctcacgccttctcctccctcccagaaacatgatagggtcccccttgtcctcacttatcaccccaccagcctccgcattcaaaggattatcctccgccatttccgccaactccagcatgatgccaccaccaaacacatcttcccttcaccccccttatcggcattccgtagagatcgctccctccgggacaccctggtccagtcctccatcaccccctactcctcaaccccctcctatggcaccacaccatgcccacgcaaaagatgcaacacctgccccttcacttcctctctcctcaccatccaaggacccaaacactcctttcaagtgaagcagcatttcacttgcatttcccccaacttagtctactgcattcgttgctcccaatgtggtctcctctacactggagagaccaaacgtaaactgagcgaccgctttgcagaacacctgcggtctgtccgcaagaatgacccaaacctcctgtcgcttgccattttaacactccatcctgctctcttgcccacatgtctgtccttggcttgctgcattgttccagtgaagcccaacgcaaactggaggaacaacaccttatcttccgactagggactttacagccttccggactgaatattgaattcaacaactttaggtcgtgagctcccttccccatccccaccccctttttgtttcccccttcccttttttttccaataaattataaagattttccttttcccacctatttccattatataataaaaaaaccccactagagctataccttgagtgccctaccattcattcttaattagcacattcgtttagataatatcaccaactttaactttaacacctatgtgttctattgtactattgacgttgacatcttttgatgatctgcttctatcactgcttgtttgtccctacaaccacacccaccccccccccccccccccccccccacctctctgtctctccgcccccccacacacaccttaaaccagcttatatttcaactctttcttggactcgaactca contains:
- the lig4 gene encoding DNA ligase 4 → MSATSVSDSSLIKTVATKVPFSDLCLTLEKIQKTKSRPDKNKYFKDFLDSWRNFHNTLHKNDLNTTDSFYPALRLILPQLERERMAYGIKETMLAKLYIEVLGLPKDGKDALKLLNYRAPTNSQREAGDFAVIAYFVLKQRCPNKGTLTVQGVNEHLDSIALNNAAKRKDLIKKSLLQLICQTSALEQKWLIRMILKDMKLGISQQTIFQLFHADASELHSVTTDLEKVCRQLHDPTVSLSDVSITMFSPFKPMLAAIANIKHIEKLMHNQSFYLETKLDGERIQLHKDGDVYKYFSRNGYDYSQQFGGASLQGSLTPFIHNAFKSTLQNCILDGEMMAYNPITQAFMQKGNKFDIKRMVDDSELQTCFCVFDVLMVNNQKLANETLRKRHETLQTLFTSVPGRIQIVEKMEIKTKKDVADALNVAIDQREEGIMVKDPLSVYKPDKRGEGWLKIKPEYVDGLMDELDILIVGGYFGKGHRGGMVSHFLCAVAEPASPAEKPSVFHSLCRVGSGYTMKELYELGLKLANHWKPYCKRDPPPNILCGTEKPEVYIEPCNSVILQVKAAEIVSSDMYKTGCTLRFPRIEKIRDDKDWYDCMTLHDLDQLYNKASGKLASKHVDLSDEEPDKKKRKIPTKAKKLIGIAEQFKAQDLSSVDKVSNIFEDVEFCVLNGLHDHSKAELEKGIAKCGGLVVQNPGPDTYCVIVGTVNVRVKNLVAANEHDVVKADWLLECLQKKHFIPWQPQYMIHMSPSTEKHFAQEYDCYGDNYYADTDKSHLREVFKRMSKPEQNLPFKTIADLEQRYLWDISSLSMFRHCIVYIDFYTRIGDSSTQIHGTSLDLRILELRFHGAQCVTNLKEGVSHVVIGNDVQRLSELKLRRTTFKRKFKIVLESWITDSVKAGSLQDEKYYLL